One window from the genome of Deinococcus sp. NW-56 encodes:
- a CDS encoding TAXI family TRAP transporter solute-binding subunit — MKHRNRLLTAAVLGTAALAAAQGTTFLTIGSGATTGVYFPVATGMAKLITDANTGVRANARSTGGSVFNMTALGTGELDAAVTQNDVAYYAYRGTGLQAFQGKANSKIRTMAVLYPEVLHVVARKDARINSIADLKGKRVVIGDLGSGTEQTARQVLEAYGLNFDDLGQALRVSPAQGITLMQDKRADALFYTVGVGASAISQIAQTVDIKMVPVSGNQAAALIKKYPFYVRYNVPARSYKGVGATVPSVAVQATLVTTSDVSADAVYKAMRAAFGNEEALKALHPTLAQNFSYAKAVKGLPAPLHPGAVRFFREKGVNVR, encoded by the coding sequence ATGAAGCACCGCAACCGACTGCTGACCGCCGCCGTCCTGGGCACCGCGGCCCTCGCCGCCGCGCAGGGCACCACCTTCCTGACCATCGGGTCCGGGGCCACCACCGGGGTGTACTTCCCGGTCGCCACCGGCATGGCGAAGCTGATCACCGACGCGAACACGGGCGTCCGCGCCAACGCCCGCTCGACGGGCGGCAGCGTCTTCAACATGACGGCGCTGGGCACCGGGGAACTCGACGCGGCCGTTACCCAGAACGACGTCGCCTACTACGCCTACCGGGGGACCGGCCTGCAAGCCTTCCAGGGCAAGGCGAACAGCAAGATCCGCACGATGGCCGTCCTTTACCCCGAGGTGCTGCACGTGGTCGCCCGCAAGGACGCCCGCATCAACTCCATCGCTGACCTGAAGGGCAAGCGGGTCGTGATCGGGGACCTCGGCTCGGGCACCGAGCAGACGGCGCGGCAGGTGCTGGAGGCCTACGGGCTGAACTTCGACGATCTCGGGCAGGCGCTGCGGGTCTCGCCCGCGCAGGGCATCACGCTGATGCAGGACAAGCGGGCCGACGCGCTCTTCTACACGGTCGGCGTGGGTGCCAGCGCCATCAGCCAGATCGCGCAGACGGTGGACATCAAGATGGTACCGGTGTCGGGTAACCAGGCTGCCGCGCTGATCAAGAAGTACCCCTTCTACGTGCGCTACAACGTGCCCGCCCGCTCCTACAAGGGCGTGGGCGCGACCGTCCCCAGCGTGGCGGTGCAGGCGACCCTGGTGACGACCTCCGACGTGTCGGCCGATGCCGTCTACAAGGCGATGCGGGCTGCCTTCGGCAACGAGGAGGCGCTCAAGGCGCTGCACCCCACCCTCGCGCAGAACTTCTCCTACGCCAAGGCGGTCAAGGGGCTGCCCGCGCCGCTGCACCCCGGCGCCGTGCGCTTCTTCCGCGAGAAGGGCGTCAACGTCCGCTAA
- a CDS encoding amino acid ABC transporter ATP-binding protein: MTQPASSPEPIIVAQDVHKHFGAFHALRGVSVTVQPGEVVVVIGPSGSGKSTFIRTLNALDPHDQGSIVVDGIPLQGARNLDAVRREVGMVFQSFNLFPHLTVLDNVTLAPTRVRRTSKAEAQQRALDLLRRVGIEEQAGKFPAQLSGGQQQRVAIARALAMDPRVMLFDEPTSALDPEMIKEVLDVMKELARSGMTMLVVTHEMGFAREVADRILFFDAGQIVEDTTPEAFYTNPQHERARVFLSKILGH; encoded by the coding sequence ATGACCCAGCCCGCTTCTTCCCCTGAGCCCATCATCGTCGCGCAAGACGTGCACAAGCATTTCGGCGCCTTCCACGCCCTGCGCGGGGTCAGCGTGACCGTGCAGCCCGGCGAAGTGGTCGTGGTGATCGGGCCTTCGGGCAGCGGCAAGAGCACCTTTATCCGCACCTTGAATGCGCTCGACCCCCACGATCAGGGGAGCATCGTCGTGGACGGCATTCCCCTGCAAGGTGCCCGCAATCTCGACGCGGTGCGGCGCGAGGTCGGGATGGTGTTTCAGTCCTTTAACCTCTTTCCGCACCTCACCGTGCTCGACAACGTGACCCTCGCCCCCACCCGCGTGCGGCGCACGAGCAAGGCCGAGGCTCAGCAGCGTGCCCTGGACCTCCTGCGCCGGGTCGGGATCGAGGAGCAAGCGGGCAAGTTCCCCGCGCAGCTCTCCGGCGGGCAGCAGCAGCGCGTCGCCATCGCCCGCGCCCTGGCGATGGACCCCCGCGTGATGCTCTTTGACGAGCCGACCTCGGCGCTCGACCCCGAGATGATCAAGGAGGTGCTCGACGTGATGAAGGAACTCGCCCGCTCGGGCATGACCATGCTGGTCGTCACGCACGAGATGGGCTTTGCCCGCGAGGTGGCCGACCGCATCCTCTTTTTCGACGCCGGGCAGATCGTGGAGGACACCACGCCGGAAGCCTTTTACACCAACCCCCAGCACGAGCGGGCGCGGGTGTTTCTGAGCAAGATTCTGGGGCACTGA
- a CDS encoding MFS transporter, with translation MTAAPPPSRAPWTPNERLGILNGWLVSVGDGFLSVSVVVAGFAARLGAPNFVIGLLPAIAGGGWMLPQLLVAARVRPLAYKLPVYRSAALVRLLTYLAMVVVAATLADRPALCLTLFVLAMMVNALASGVAGLPFLEVVSKTVPPERRPNFFATRNLWGGLLAFGAGLAVRGILGSDLAFPYNYALLFLLGTIAFTVGYGVFGRVEEPPDEPLPPGNLRDELRAIPQTLGDGHFRAFLQVRLLLAAASMAEPFYAVYALRDLHYPAATLGTFVMALTGAAPLSNLLWRRVAERKGSRRIIRYASVSAGLAPLTALAVGALGLPSLAYLLVFVLSSVALQGFNLGHTNHLLNISPPESRSRYIGTLNTLVGAALFAPVAGGLLADAAGYAAVFVLSAALYGAAWWACGRLRRDA, from the coding sequence GTGACTGCCGCCCCGCCCCCTTCCCGCGCTCCCTGGACTCCCAACGAACGGCTCGGCATCCTCAACGGCTGGCTGGTGTCGGTGGGCGACGGCTTTCTGAGCGTGTCGGTGGTGGTCGCGGGCTTCGCGGCGCGGCTGGGGGCGCCCAATTTCGTGATCGGCCTGCTGCCCGCCATCGCGGGGGGCGGGTGGATGCTGCCGCAACTGCTCGTCGCCGCACGGGTGCGGCCCCTGGCCTACAAGCTGCCCGTGTACCGCTCGGCCGCGCTGGTGCGGCTGCTGACGTATCTGGCGATGGTGGTGGTCGCGGCGACGCTGGCCGACCGCCCGGCCCTGTGCCTGACCCTCTTCGTGTTGGCGATGATGGTCAACGCGCTGGCGTCGGGGGTGGCGGGCCTGCCCTTTCTGGAGGTCGTCAGCAAGACGGTTCCGCCCGAGCGCCGCCCAAACTTTTTCGCCACCCGCAACCTGTGGGGTGGGCTGCTCGCGTTCGGAGCAGGGCTGGCGGTGCGCGGCATCCTGGGATCGGACCTCGCCTTTCCCTACAACTACGCGCTGCTGTTCCTGCTGGGGACCATCGCCTTCACGGTGGGCTACGGCGTGTTCGGGCGGGTGGAGGAGCCGCCCGACGAGCCGCTTCCGCCCGGCAACCTGCGCGACGAGCTGCGGGCGATTCCGCAGACGCTGGGGGACGGGCACTTCCGGGCTTTCTTGCAGGTGCGGCTGCTGCTGGCGGCGGCGAGCATGGCCGAGCCGTTTTACGCCGTGTACGCGTTGCGCGACCTGCACTACCCGGCGGCCACCCTGGGGACCTTCGTGATGGCGCTGACCGGGGCCGCGCCCCTTTCCAACCTGCTGTGGCGCCGGGTGGCCGAACGCAAGGGCTCACGGCGCATCATCCGCTATGCCAGCGTCAGCGCGGGCCTCGCGCCGCTCACGGCCCTTGCGGTGGGGGCGCTGGGGCTGCCCAGCCTCGCCTACCTGCTGGTCTTCGTGCTCTCCAGCGTGGCGCTGCAAGGCTTCAACCTCGGCCACACCAACCACCTGCTGAACATCTCGCCGCCCGAGTCGCGCAGCCGCTACATCGGCACCCTCAACACGCTGGTGGGCGCCGCCCTCTTCGCTCCGGTCGCCGGTGGGCTGCTCGCGGATGCGGCAGGCTACGCGGCGGTCTTCGTGCTGAGTGCGGCCCTGTACGGGGCGGCGTGGTGGGCGTGCGGGCGGCTGCGGCGGGATGCTTAA
- a CDS encoding chloride channel protein, whose product MRSPLPRAVLTRLETGRLVVLSVLLGGLVGALCVGLRLLLERVLEAGAWLTGFSPPGTPGEGGLLMAFGEALPWGLLALPLMGAAYVWLIPREDGDPLNQLVRGAHTRGDAPTLSTHLRTLAATLLGHGAGLLVGRDAPYTVLGGLGAWLLGRATRLDAVETRSLTLAGAAAGLGAVLHAPLAAAVLVAEVLYRRFEFEFEVLMPCVLASVAAYAVYGLAFGFLPLLSVPEVGVPTLAGVGPLVGVALAVTLLGWTALLVCRSVPDAWTRGHRRVALGAAFGLLTAALAFWASPAVLGDGTGWAQVGLSGFLGEEALGEGAWRWLLLALGARLAFGGGVLPSVGVGGLLGVGLGSVLGADPTLAALVGIVAFVTVTLNAPLAAALLVVAWGGDALLPAALVTAGLAHALSGETGLLPAQLRSRAQSPAPLPVLLPGAGAVTIRRAPAAPAPLLPLHAAPPEEAETGLAPLESEQELYRRPVPRSWAGARLSVLSLPPGVEVVGVVRGGAVRVPRPQMRLTADDELVFLARPDAYAALEGVLRLPGV is encoded by the coding sequence ATGCGTTCTCCCCTGCCCCGCGCCGTCCTGACCCGCCTGGAAACCGGGCGACTGGTGGTGCTGAGCGTGCTGCTGGGCGGGCTGGTGGGAGCACTGTGCGTGGGGCTGCGACTGCTGCTGGAGCGGGTGCTGGAGGCGGGCGCGTGGCTCACCGGCTTCTCGCCCCCCGGCACCCCCGGCGAGGGCGGGCTGCTGATGGCCTTCGGCGAGGCGCTGCCGTGGGGCCTGCTCGCGCTTCCGCTGATGGGGGCCGCCTACGTCTGGCTGATTCCGCGCGAGGACGGTGACCCGCTGAACCAACTCGTGCGGGGTGCCCACACGCGGGGCGACGCGCCGACCCTGTCCACGCACCTGCGGACGCTGGCGGCCACGCTGCTGGGCCACGGGGCCGGGCTGCTGGTGGGCCGGGACGCGCCCTACACGGTGCTGGGGGGACTGGGAGCGTGGCTGCTCGGGCGGGCCACCCGGCTGGACGCGGTGGAGACGCGCAGCCTGACCCTGGCGGGAGCGGCGGCAGGCCTGGGCGCCGTGCTGCACGCGCCCCTGGCGGCGGCGGTCCTCGTGGCCGAGGTACTCTACCGCCGTTTCGAGTTCGAGTTCGAGGTGCTGATGCCCTGCGTGCTGGCCTCGGTCGCGGCGTATGCGGTGTACGGGCTGGCCTTCGGCTTCCTGCCGCTGCTGAGCGTGCCGGAGGTGGGCGTGCCCACGCTCGCGGGGGTGGGGCCGCTCGTCGGGGTGGCGCTGGCCGTCACGCTGCTGGGGTGGACGGCGCTGCTGGTCTGCCGCAGCGTACCCGACGCCTGGACGCGGGGCCACCGGCGGGTGGCGCTGGGCGCGGCCTTCGGGCTGCTCACAGCGGCGCTCGCATTCTGGGCCTCCCCCGCCGTCCTGGGCGACGGCACCGGCTGGGCACAGGTGGGCCTCTCGGGCTTTCTGGGCGAGGAAGCGCTGGGCGAGGGCGCGTGGCGCTGGCTGCTGCTGGCGCTGGGGGCACGGCTGGCCTTTGGCGGCGGGGTCCTCCCGTCGGTGGGGGTGGGCGGGCTGCTGGGCGTGGGGCTGGGCTCCGTGCTGGGGGCTGACCCTACCCTGGCCGCGCTCGTGGGCATCGTGGCCTTCGTGACCGTCACGCTGAACGCGCCCCTCGCCGCCGCGCTGCTGGTGGTCGCCTGGGGCGGGGACGCGCTGCTGCCCGCCGCCCTCGTGACCGCCGGGCTGGCCCACGCCCTGAGCGGCGAAACGGGCCTGTTGCCCGCGCAGCTGCGCTCCCGCGCCCAGAGTCCCGCGCCCCTGCCCGTGCTGCTGCCGGGCGCGGGAGCCGTCACGATTCGCCGCGCTCCCGCTGCCCCGGCTCCCCTGCTGCCCCTGCACGCCGCCCCGCCCGAGGAAGCCGAGACGGGCCTGGCCCCCCTGGAGTCCGAGCAGGAACTCTACCGCCGCCCGGTGCCGCGCAGCTGGGCGGGCGCCCGGCTCTCGGTGCTCTCGCTGCCCCCCGGCGTGGAGGTCGTGGGCGTGGTGCGCGGCGGCGCCGTGCGGGTGCCGCGTCCCCAGATGCGCCTGACCGCCGACGACGAGCTGGTCTTCCTGGCCCGGCCCGACGCTTACGCCGCCCTGGAGGGTGTGCTGCGGCTGCCGGGAGTCTGA
- a CDS encoding alpha-amylase family glycosyl hydrolase: MRPLPLTALLLASAAAAQTAPALPSFEGQIIYQVMPDRFFDGDQTNNAGVDRASLRAWHGGDLPGLTAKLPYIQKLGATAVWLTPVYRQQTANSFDTAAYHGYWPADFRDVDPHFGTLADFGKFTAAAKAAGMRVVLDQVINHYGYEAPTVRQKPAWFNGEAQCAASQNRDVDCPLSGLPDLRQSNPEVRQLLLENADFWRKQGVDAFRYDAIKHVEGGFLRELLNRDRAAGTWTLGEWYDADTGTVADWQKAGFDSLFLFSLQGAMRQSVMGSASLTNVANVLARQDELVRPGEVALFLDNHDVPRFAQGSLFEDEGQARTRYGLRALMTLKGVPVIYQGTEIAMRGGGDPDNRRSMRFENEWTPAEREVFGAAQGAIAARKASRALSVGSQTLLPVPARLEDDLLLLVRQSGQERVLAAWHGGRERRTYSIRLSTLGLGGGTQAVTRSLYAGQDAKVSVSGGWLHLSLPGRDAAAFTLALK, encoded by the coding sequence ATGCGCCCCCTCCCCCTCACCGCCCTGCTGCTGGCCTCGGCCGCAGCCGCCCAGACCGCCCCCGCCCTCCCCTCCTTCGAGGGCCAGATCATCTATCAGGTCATGCCCGACCGCTTTTTCGACGGCGACCAGACCAACAATGCGGGCGTGGACCGCGCCAGTCTCCGCGCGTGGCACGGCGGCGACCTGCCCGGCCTGACCGCCAAGCTGCCCTACATTCAGAAGCTCGGCGCGACGGCGGTGTGGCTCACGCCGGTCTACCGCCAGCAGACGGCCAATTCCTTCGACACGGCGGCCTATCACGGCTACTGGCCCGCCGACTTCCGCGATGTGGACCCCCACTTTGGCACCCTGGCCGATTTCGGCAAGTTCACGGCGGCGGCGAAGGCAGCGGGGATGCGCGTCGTGCTCGATCAGGTCATCAACCACTACGGGTACGAAGCGCCGACCGTGCGCCAGAAGCCTGCGTGGTTTAACGGGGAGGCTCAGTGCGCGGCCAGCCAGAACCGCGACGTGGACTGCCCCCTCTCCGGCCTGCCCGACCTGCGCCAGAGCAACCCGGAAGTGCGGCAGCTCCTGCTGGAGAACGCCGACTTCTGGCGGAAACAAGGCGTGGATGCGTTCCGCTACGACGCGATCAAGCATGTGGAGGGCGGCTTCCTGCGCGAGTTGCTGAACCGTGACCGCGCCGCCGGGACGTGGACGCTGGGCGAGTGGTATGACGCGGACACGGGCACGGTGGCCGACTGGCAGAAGGCGGGCTTCGACAGCCTCTTTCTCTTCAGCCTGCAAGGGGCGATGCGTCAGAGCGTGATGGGCAGCGCCAGCCTGACGAACGTGGCGAACGTGCTGGCCCGGCAGGACGAACTCGTGCGCCCCGGCGAGGTCGCGCTGTTCCTCGACAACCACGACGTGCCTCGCTTCGCGCAGGGCTCGCTCTTCGAGGACGAGGGGCAGGCCCGCACCCGCTACGGCCTGCGGGCGCTGATGACCCTCAAGGGAGTCCCGGTGATCTACCAGGGCACCGAGATCGCCATGCGCGGGGGGGGCGACCCCGACAACCGCCGCTCCATGCGCTTCGAGAACGAGTGGACTCCCGCCGAGCGCGAGGTGTTCGGGGCCGCCCAGGGCGCGATTGCGGCCCGCAAGGCCAGCCGGGCGCTGAGCGTGGGCAGCCAGACGCTGCTGCCCGTCCCCGCCCGTCTGGAGGACGACCTGCTGCTCCTCGTGCGCCAGAGCGGACAGGAGCGCGTGCTGGCCGCCTGGCACGGGGGCCGCGAGCGCCGGACGTACTCCATCCGGCTGAGTACCCTGGGGTTGGGGGGCGGCACCCAGGCCGTGACCCGCAGCCTGTACGCCGGGCAGGACGCCAAGGTCAGCGTGAGCGGGGGCTGGCTGCACCTCAGCCTGCCGGGGCGGGACGCGGCGGCCTTCACGCTGGCGCTGAAGTAG
- a CDS encoding phosphoenolpyruvate carboxylase, translating to MALNHDVNLLGRTLGQVLREQEGESFFDLVEEVRRLVREVRAGGDDPDLHTLLGELDAGTAANLVRAFTWYFQLVNLAEEYERVRVLSGTQGVRPQSLEGALTELKAQGLSAEDAEALIGRLNLGLTFTAHPTEMRRRTVRHHLVEIARALPDLEREEAQEEVAAHVEALWGTPELRRLRPTVQDEVKGGLTYLTSIARALPELQRDLTGAFRRVYGRETAASLPLSFSSWMGGDRDGNPFVTPEATREALALHRERARELLLPALRRAYADLSQEELEDSGGTFRTEIQALYAEVQGGTVPDLVPRLEALRERLVAEGQHRSAGRLLAPLLTVARVFGTHLVSLDVREHSGQTEAAVARLLAAAGVEADYLALPEHARQEVLTRELRSRRPLWPAGEPLTSELETAIGPLREVRAAIRVSGPRAFGRYVISMAESVSDVLEPLLLAREVGVRVLPVPLFETLADLRRAPGIVWELLALPEYRAVLGNDVQEIMLGYSDSNKDAGFLAANWALHEAQRQLSEVCRRAGVRWRFFHGRGTSIGRGGGPASRAILGQPAGTIDAGLRLTEQGEALADKYSHPVLARRNLEQALYGMLLAAARPAAEPPAEWTAALGRAAEASAAAYRALVDDPDFLPFFEAVTPIHEISRLNIASRPVRRPGAPTLSNLRAIPWVMSWTQNRANLPGWYGLSEGLREIGPELAGAMYRDWPFFRSVLDNAQMSLAKTDLLIFDEYLRLTGGSPLAARLKDAYAETVRLVEEAVGAELLANEPRLRESIRLRNPYIDPIHRIQAELLRRARAEAEGEATFERPLLLSLQGIAAGVRNTG from the coding sequence ATGGCGCTGAACCACGACGTGAACCTGCTGGGCCGGACGCTGGGGCAGGTGCTCAGGGAGCAGGAGGGGGAAAGCTTTTTCGACCTCGTGGAGGAGGTGCGCCGCCTCGTGCGCGAGGTGCGGGCGGGGGGCGACGACCCGGACCTGCACACGCTGCTGGGAGAACTGGACGCGGGCACGGCGGCCAACCTCGTGCGGGCCTTTACCTGGTACTTCCAGCTTGTCAACCTCGCCGAGGAATACGAGCGGGTGCGGGTCCTGTCGGGGACGCAGGGAGTACGGCCTCAAAGCCTGGAGGGGGCACTGACCGAGCTGAAGGCGCAGGGCCTGAGTGCCGAGGACGCGGAGGCTCTGATCGGGCGGCTGAACCTCGGCCTGACCTTCACCGCCCACCCCACCGAGATGCGGCGGCGGACGGTGCGGCACCACCTCGTCGAGATCGCCCGCGCTCTGCCCGACCTGGAGCGTGAGGAGGCGCAGGAGGAGGTCGCCGCGCACGTCGAGGCGCTGTGGGGCACCCCCGAACTGCGGCGGCTGCGGCCCACCGTGCAGGACGAGGTCAAGGGCGGGCTGACCTACCTCACCTCCATCGCGCGGGCGCTGCCGGAGCTGCAGCGCGATCTCACCGGGGCCTTTCGGCGGGTGTACGGGCGGGAGACGGCGGCGAGCCTGCCGCTTTCCTTTTCTTCGTGGATGGGCGGCGACCGCGACGGCAACCCCTTCGTGACGCCGGAGGCCACCCGCGAGGCCCTGGCCCTGCACCGCGAGCGGGCACGCGAGCTGCTGCTGCCTGCCCTGCGCCGCGCCTACGCCGACCTCAGCCAGGAGGAGCTGGAGGACAGCGGCGGCACCTTCCGGACCGAGATTCAGGCCTTGTACGCGGAGGTGCAGGGTGGGACCGTCCCCGACCTCGTGCCCCGGCTGGAGGCGCTGCGGGAACGGCTCGTGGCGGAAGGGCAGCACCGCAGTGCCGGGCGGCTGCTCGCTCCCCTGCTGACGGTGGCGCGGGTGTTCGGCACCCACCTCGTGAGCCTGGATGTCCGCGAGCACAGCGGGCAGACGGAGGCGGCGGTGGCCCGGCTGCTGGCCGCCGCCGGGGTGGAGGCCGACTACCTGGCTCTGCCCGAACACGCCCGGCAGGAGGTCCTGACGCGCGAACTGCGCTCCCGCCGTCCGCTGTGGCCCGCTGGGGAGCCGCTGACATCCGAGCTGGAAACGGCGATCGGGCCGCTGCGCGAGGTGCGGGCCGCGATCCGGGTGAGCGGCCCCCGCGCCTTCGGGCGCTACGTGATCAGCATGGCCGAGAGCGTCAGCGACGTGCTGGAGCCGCTGCTGCTCGCGCGGGAGGTGGGGGTGCGGGTGCTGCCGGTGCCCCTCTTCGAGACGCTGGCCGACCTACGCCGCGCTCCGGGGATCGTCTGGGAGCTGCTGGCCCTGCCCGAGTACCGGGCGGTGCTGGGAAACGACGTGCAGGAGATCATGCTGGGCTACTCCGACTCCAACAAGGACGCGGGGTTCCTGGCCGCCAACTGGGCCTTGCACGAGGCGCAGCGGCAGCTCAGCGAGGTCTGCCGCCGGGCGGGGGTGCGCTGGCGCTTCTTCCACGGGCGCGGCACGTCCATCGGGCGGGGGGGCGGCCCGGCGTCGCGGGCGATTCTGGGGCAGCCCGCCGGGACCATTGACGCGGGGCTACGCCTCACCGAGCAGGGCGAGGCGCTGGCCGACAAGTACAGCCACCCGGTGCTGGCGCGGCGCAACTTGGAACAGGCCCTCTACGGGATGCTCCTCGCCGCCGCCCGCCCCGCCGCCGAGCCGCCCGCCGAGTGGACGGCGGCGCTGGGCCGCGCGGCAGAGGCGAGCGCCGCCGCCTACCGCGCCTTGGTGGACGACCCCGACTTCCTGCCCTTTTTCGAGGCCGTCACCCCCATCCACGAGATTTCGCGCCTGAACATCGCCTCGCGCCCGGTGCGGCGGCCCGGAGCGCCGACCTTGTCGAACCTCCGCGCGATTCCCTGGGTGATGAGCTGGACGCAAAACCGCGCCAACCTCCCCGGCTGGTACGGGTTGAGCGAGGGGCTGCGCGAGATCGGTCCCGAGCTGGCGGGCGCGATGTACCGGGACTGGCCCTTCTTCCGCTCGGTGCTGGACAACGCGCAGATGAGCCTCGCCAAGACGGACCTCCTGATCTTCGACGAGTACTTGCGCCTGACCGGAGGCAGCCCGCTCGCCGCACGGCTGAAGGACGCCTACGCGGAGACGGTGCGGCTGGTCGAGGAAGCCGTGGGGGCCGAGCTGCTGGCGAACGAGCCGAGGCTGCGCGAGAGCATCCGGCTGCGCAACCCCTATATCGACCCCATCCACCGCATCCAGGCCGAGCTGCTGCGCCGCGCCCGGGCGGAGGCAGAGGGCGAAGCGACCTTCGAGCGCCCGCTGTTGCTGAGCCTGCAGGGAATCGCGGCGGGGGTGCGGAATACGGGGTGA
- a CDS encoding TIGR00282 family metallophosphoesterase → MLRVLFVGDVYGQPGRKLLSQHLPGLRPEFDFIIVNGENAAGGFGLHREAAAAILAAGAGCITLGNHAWHHKDVFALMLDEAQFPIVRPMNYADPGTPGVGWRSFDVRTASGGSERLTVVNVLGRVFMEAVANPFQAMDELLTRDDLGTVFVDMHAEATSEKVALAWHLDGRVAAVIGTHTHVPTADTRILPGGTAFQTDVGFTGPHRSVIGADPEGPVQKFLTERPWRFTVAGGPAELNAVRLELEGNRARSAERYRYVEEG, encoded by the coding sequence ATGTTGCGTGTGCTGTTTGTGGGGGACGTGTACGGCCAGCCGGGGAGAAAGCTGCTGAGTCAGCATCTGCCGGGGCTGAGGCCCGAGTTCGATTTCATCATCGTGAACGGCGAAAACGCGGCCGGGGGCTTCGGCCTGCACCGCGAGGCGGCGGCGGCGATCCTGGCGGCGGGGGCGGGGTGCATCACCCTGGGCAACCACGCCTGGCACCACAAGGACGTCTTTGCCCTGATGCTGGACGAGGCCCAGTTTCCCATCGTCCGCCCCATGAACTACGCCGACCCCGGCACGCCGGGCGTGGGCTGGCGCTCCTTCGACGTGAGGACGGCGAGCGGGGGCAGCGAGCGGCTGACGGTCGTGAACGTGCTGGGGCGCGTTTTCATGGAGGCGGTCGCCAACCCCTTTCAGGCGATGGACGAGCTGCTGACGCGGGACGACCTCGGTACCGTCTTCGTGGACATGCACGCCGAGGCGACGAGCGAGAAAGTGGCCCTCGCATGGCACCTCGACGGGCGGGTGGCCGCCGTGATCGGCACGCACACCCACGTCCCCACCGCCGACACGCGCATCCTGCCGGGCGGGACCGCCTTCCAGACCGACGTGGGCTTTACCGGGCCGCACCGCAGCGTCATCGGGGCGGACCCCGAGGGACCCGTCCAGAAGTTCCTGACCGAGCGGCCCTGGCGCTTCACCGTGGCGGGCGGCCCAGCGGAACTCAATGCGGTGCGGCTGGAGCTGGAGGGGAACCGCGCCCGGTCCGCAGAGCGCTACCGTTACGTGGAGGAGGGCTAG
- a CDS encoding HD-GYP domain-containing protein, with protein MLALAHPSPPAAWPACPCGRRAEAIRQGVGEVLARLAELGVDTGAIWTAASRLPANSELALGAAAELLASVQGGGQGHGRRVVALAVSLAQAAGLSPEQVRAVRWGAALHDLGKVRVPREVLDKPGPLTGEERAVVQGHAAWGAELLAPLPLPAAAVAAVRHHHERWDGGGYPCGLRSRRIPLAARIVAVADVFDALISARPYKPAWCEREAARVILRGAGSQLDPRLARLFVREVLGFRDLLP; from the coding sequence ATGCTCGCGCTCGCTCACCCGTCTCCTCCTGCGGCCTGGCCCGCCTGTCCCTGTGGGCGGCGGGCCGAGGCGATTCGGCAGGGAGTGGGGGAGGTGCTGGCCCGGCTGGCCGAGCTGGGGGTGGACACCGGGGCCATCTGGACGGCGGCAAGCCGTCTGCCCGCAAATTCGGAGCTGGCCCTCGGCGCCGCTGCCGAGCTGCTGGCCTCGGTGCAGGGCGGGGGCCAGGGCCACGGGCGGCGGGTGGTGGCCCTCGCCGTCTCTCTGGCCCAGGCGGCCGGGCTGTCCCCCGAACAGGTCCGGGCGGTGCGCTGGGGGGCCGCCCTACACGACCTCGGCAAGGTGCGCGTCCCGCGTGAGGTGCTGGACAAGCCGGGACCGCTGACCGGGGAGGAACGGGCGGTGGTGCAGGGCCACGCGGCGTGGGGGGCCGAACTGCTCGCGCCCCTGCCGCTCCCCGCCGCCGCCGTGGCCGCCGTGCGCCACCATCACGAACGCTGGGACGGGGGCGGCTATCCCTGCGGCCTGCGCTCCCGCCGCATTCCCCTCGCGGCCCGGATCGTCGCCGTCGCGGACGTGTTCGACGCCCTGATCAGCGCCCGGCCCTACAAGCCCGCCTGGTGCGAGCGCGAGGCGGCCCGCGTGATCCTGCGGGGCGCGGGGAGTCAGCTCGACCCCCGCCTCGCCCGACTCTTTGTGCGCGAGGTGCTGGGTTTCCGCGACCTGTTGCCCTGA